From Kamptonema formosum PCC 6407, a single genomic window includes:
- a CDS encoding response regulator → MNLRKKTLLIIGAALLSLIVVLWATASTILLHDFNNLEAQYVRQDVARALDALDDDLSHLQASAQDYAEWDDTYAYLKSPNDEYIKSNFVDATFIYLRLNLLLITDNEGNIVFSKGFDLKTETQIPIPDSIKKYLSADSLLLSNNKNSAENPTIPSAKTGIILLPEGPVLIASRPILPSEAVAPPRGTLIVGRYLNDTETRRLAELTQLSVDFKLPTLSFKLGRVNADIAADRIYKIPENLRSKIENLQSADILIEPLSDNSVAGYALIRDIFGELALLLQVNVQRVIYQQGQTTLRLFNSSLLLLGIVFSVLTLLLLEKLVLSRLSDLSTSVSSIAANGDLSMRVLMPGKDELSNLAETINGMLEALRNSQFERVESEDRYRLMAENSTDMITRHDPKGIFLYVSPACHALLGYEPEELIKGVPNDYFHPEDLEAIAKAHSTVLALPVTYTVSYRIRRKDGQYVWFETTSRAIREAETGKIQEIIGVSRDITERKQREQELRESEASIRALYQVTSAPYTDPINRVSTFDQRLQNLLAMGCEQFNLEFGILSHIEGDDYRVIAVQCADNSITKGQIFDLEKTFCVATAMAQEPLYFESIRFSGLSFACSDPAFNIEAYMGTPVIVSSLVYGTLSFWSPNSLNEPFKAVDKELLKLMAQWVGGELERQQTAVDLAQARDQALAATRAKSEFLATMSHEIRTPMNAVIGMTGLLLDTSLTNEQRDFVETIRSSGDALLTLINDILDFSKIESGKLDLEEHPFDLRNCIEESIDLVSARAAEKNLELAYLIEPSVPSTVVGDSTRLRQVLVNLLSNAVKFTATGEVIVSVIARNIPAYNINNSLLANGQQEQLERSNEQLGIIKQYEIIFAVKDTGIGIPLNRMDRLFKSFSQLDSSTTRHYGGTGLGLAISKRLAEMMGGRMWVESMGGSAGTPPEDFRASIFDWRFQETADNFKDFEGEKSNNLKSKLSNSKSTGSTFYFTVNALCDPSYLTLNLNNIQPQLAGKWLLIVDDNTTNRQILTLQAQSWGMLVRAGCSASEALDWLSQKEQFDVAILDMQMPEMDGLRLAAQIRQHPNCQDLPLIMLTSMGRQEAAIGNDCEIEFAAFLNKPIKQSQLYNVLINLFSDQPVVDGWAGNNGQCLPENIPLLAEQYPLRILLADDHLVNQKVALQILQRMGYRADVAGNGKEVLEALRRLRYDVVLMDVQMPEMDGLEASRRICAEWPPGLRPRIIAMTANAMQGDREECLEAGMDDYVSKPIRRAQLVEALSQCQPRIAVEGKDGGAGERGRGKSSPSSPSPPSPPSPPSPLLPPCLDANILEGLRDVEALDEVIDIYLETAPKLLEDIGISLASADILALRPAAHSLKSISGTLGALILYELCQQLETMARVSINEGKPLPLESVAIFQQIEAEYERVKEALQMEKQHSEL, encoded by the coding sequence ATGAATCTTCGCAAAAAAACACTATTAATAATCGGCGCAGCCCTCCTCAGTTTAATTGTCGTTCTCTGGGCTACTGCATCAACTATCTTGCTGCATGACTTTAATAATTTAGAGGCTCAGTATGTCCGCCAGGATGTAGCGCGGGCTTTAGATGCTCTTGATGACGATCTATCCCACTTACAGGCAAGCGCTCAAGACTATGCCGAATGGGATGATACTTACGCCTACCTAAAATCACCTAACGATGAATATATCAAGTCCAACTTCGTAGATGCGACCTTTATCTATTTAAGACTTAACTTATTGCTAATTACCGACAACGAAGGTAACATAGTTTTTAGTAAAGGATTCGACCTAAAAACAGAAACTCAAATCCCTATTCCAGATAGCATCAAAAAATATCTAAGCGCCGACAGCCTTCTACTTAGTAACAACAAAAATTCAGCCGAGAACCCCACAATTCCCTCTGCTAAAACAGGTATTATTCTTCTCCCCGAAGGCCCCGTACTGATTGCCTCTAGGCCTATCCTTCCTAGCGAAGCCGTCGCACCACCACGCGGAACACTGATTGTAGGGCGCTACCTCAACGACACTGAAACGAGGCGTTTAGCTGAACTTACACAGTTATCTGTAGATTTTAAATTACCAACCTTAAGTTTTAAATTAGGGCGTGTCAATGCCGATATTGCGGCAGATCGCATTTACAAAATACCTGAAAATCTGCGGTCGAAAATCGAAAACCTCCAATCCGCAGACATACTCATCGAACCCCTAAGCGACAACTCAGTAGCCGGATATGCTCTAATTCGCGATATCTTCGGCGAATTGGCTTTGTTGCTACAAGTCAACGTACAGCGAGTAATCTACCAGCAGGGTCAAACTACCCTACGGTTATTTAACTCATCCCTATTATTGCTAGGTATAGTATTCAGCGTTTTAACCCTGCTGCTGCTAGAAAAATTAGTGCTATCTCGCCTATCAGACTTGAGCACTAGCGTCAGTAGCATTGCCGCAAACGGCGACCTCTCCATGCGCGTACTCATGCCGGGAAAAGATGAATTATCAAACCTAGCCGAGACAATTAACGGTATGTTAGAAGCCTTGCGTAATTCTCAATTTGAGCGCGTAGAAAGCGAAGACCGCTATCGCTTGATGGCAGAAAACTCTACCGACATGATTACCAGGCACGACCCCAAAGGGATTTTTCTCTATGTTTCTCCAGCCTGCCATGCTCTGCTCGGTTATGAACCGGAAGAACTGATCAAAGGTGTACCTAATGATTATTTTCACCCAGAAGACTTAGAAGCGATCGCCAAAGCTCATTCCACAGTTCTAGCACTCCCAGTAACTTACACCGTCAGCTACCGCATCCGTCGCAAAGACGGTCAGTATGTCTGGTTTGAAACCACCAGTCGCGCCATTCGCGAAGCGGAAACAGGGAAAATTCAAGAAATTATTGGTGTTTCTCGCGACATCACCGAACGCAAACAGAGAGAACAAGAATTGCGAGAGAGCGAAGCCTCGATTCGGGCATTGTATCAAGTAACTTCCGCTCCTTATACCGATCCAATTAATCGTGTCTCTACCTTCGATCAACGCCTCCAAAATTTACTAGCAATGGGGTGCGAACAATTTAACTTAGAATTTGGCATTTTATCTCATATTGAAGGCGATGACTATCGAGTAATTGCCGTTCAGTGTGCAGACAACTCCATTACTAAAGGGCAAATATTTGATTTAGAAAAAACCTTTTGCGTTGCTACGGCAATGGCACAAGAACCTCTATATTTTGAATCAATTAGGTTTTCAGGCTTGTCCTTCGCTTGCAGCGATCCTGCCTTTAATATTGAAGCTTATATGGGAACGCCGGTTATAGTATCAAGCTTAGTTTATGGCACCTTAAGCTTCTGGAGTCCTAACTCTCTGAACGAACCTTTTAAAGCAGTAGATAAAGAACTTTTAAAACTGATGGCCCAGTGGGTGGGTGGCGAACTAGAACGACAGCAAACGGCGGTAGATTTGGCGCAAGCCCGCGACCAAGCTCTCGCTGCTACTAGGGCGAAAAGTGAATTTTTGGCAACTATGAGCCACGAAATTCGCACTCCTATGAATGCAGTAATCGGCATGACTGGTTTACTTCTCGATACTTCGCTTACTAATGAGCAGCGAGATTTTGTAGAAACTATCCGCAGCAGCGGCGATGCTTTGCTAACGCTAATTAATGATATTTTAGATTTTTCCAAAATTGAATCTGGCAAACTTGATTTAGAGGAACATCCCTTCGATCTCCGAAACTGTATTGAAGAATCTATTGATTTGGTCAGTGCTAGAGCTGCGGAAAAAAATCTAGAATTAGCTTATTTAATTGAACCTTCTGTGCCGAGTACGGTAGTGGGAGATAGCACCAGATTGCGACAAGTTTTGGTAAATTTGCTCAGCAATGCAGTTAAATTTACTGCGACAGGAGAAGTGATAGTCTCAGTTATAGCTCGCAATATCCCTGCTTATAATATTAATAATTCGCTGTTGGCTAATGGTCAACAAGAACAATTAGAGCGGAGCAATGAACAATTAGGAATTATTAAACAGTATGAAATTATATTCGCTGTCAAAGATACTGGCATCGGCATTCCTCTGAACCGAATGGATCGGTTATTTAAATCTTTTAGCCAGTTGGATTCTTCTACAACACGCCATTATGGAGGTACAGGTTTAGGCTTGGCAATTAGCAAGCGCTTAGCAGAAATGATGGGCGGGAGAATGTGGGTAGAAAGTATGGGCGGGTCTGCCGGAACTCCACCGGAGGATTTTCGCGCTTCAATTTTTGATTGGAGATTTCAGGAAACTGCGGATAATTTCAAAGATTTTGAGGGTGAGAAATCCAATAATTTAAAATCTAAGTTATCTAATTCAAAATCTACAGGTTCTACGTTTTATTTCACTGTTAATGCTCTGTGCGACCCCAGTTATTTAACACTTAATTTGAACAATATTCAACCACAATTAGCTGGAAAGTGGCTGCTAATTGTGGATGACAATACTACTAACCGCCAAATTCTGACGTTGCAAGCTCAGTCGTGGGGAATGTTAGTCCGTGCTGGTTGCTCGGCTAGCGAGGCTTTAGATTGGCTATCTCAGAAAGAGCAGTTTGACGTGGCTATTTTGGATATGCAAATGCCGGAGATGGATGGATTGCGATTAGCGGCGCAAATTCGTCAACACCCAAATTGTCAAGATTTGCCTTTAATAATGCTGACTTCTATGGGCAGACAAGAGGCTGCGATCGGCAATGATTGCGAGATTGAATTTGCCGCGTTTTTGAATAAGCCAATCAAACAATCTCAGTTGTACAATGTTTTAATTAATCTATTTAGCGACCAACCTGTTGTAGATGGATGGGCGGGTAATAATGGGCAATGTTTGCCAGAAAATATACCTCTACTTGCGGAACAATATCCCCTACGGATTCTGTTAGCTGATGACCATTTGGTGAATCAAAAGGTGGCTTTACAAATTTTGCAGCGGATGGGTTATCGCGCTGATGTAGCGGGGAATGGTAAGGAAGTTTTAGAGGCTTTACGTCGCTTGCGTTATGATGTGGTGCTGATGGATGTGCAGATGCCAGAAATGGATGGCTTGGAAGCTTCGCGCCGGATCTGTGCAGAATGGCCTCCGGGTTTGAGGCCGCGAATTATTGCGATGACGGCGAATGCGATGCAGGGCGATCGCGAAGAGTGTTTGGAAGCTGGCATGGATGACTATGTAAGCAAGCCAATCCGCAGAGCACAACTTGTGGAAGCTTTATCCCAGTGTCAGCCTCGAATAGCGGTAGAGGGAAAAGATGGAGGAGCGGGGGAGCGGGGAAGAGGTAAATCCTCCCCATCCTCCCCATCTCCCCCATCTCCCCCATCTCCCCCATCTCCCCTCCTTCCCCCCTGTCTTGATGCCAATATTTTAGAGGGGTTACGGGATGTGGAAGCTCTCGATGAGGTGATTGATATTTACCTAGAAACTGCTCCCAAATTACTAGAAGATATAGGGATCTCTTTAGCGTCGGCAGATATATTGGCTCTGCGGCCAGCGGCCCATTCTTTAAAGTCAATTAGTGGTACTCTTGGTGCTTTAATTCTATATGAACTTTGCCAGCAACTTGAAACAATGGCCAGGGTTAGTATTAATGAGGGTAAGCCTTTACCGCTAGAGTCAGTTGCGATTTTTCAGCAGATTGAGGCTGAGTATGAAAGAGTAAAGGAGGCTTTGCAAATGGA